Proteins from one Drosophila gunungcola strain Sukarami chromosome 3R, Dgunungcola_SK_2, whole genome shotgun sequence genomic window:
- the LOC128252748 gene encoding pneumococcal serine-rich repeat protein isoform X11: MMMMDTMDTSQSQPMDVAPAVAVAATSGTALVDFTAAMVSMAATAEPESAESNNNHIDMAEYKEHRKNKKKKREKRDREGKEHRHHKHRDREHREHRRHRERDRDREREAVGSHHHHPHHHPNNSQHSTSASSSPSSASTTPSATIEYVGGSASASPSYLGAGVAGTGGAVGATTTYPHNLKIRFLLSGQRTELSPPTHQTSATAEVNAPLASSTTASIAVTASATAASAPPATGSTTSGSSSGGNASSTSSGNSSGGPTTGGAPSAVGSGGYPKTESSKSSGTGSAGGGTSSSSSGNKHGSSVKDISSSSSSNQQPTSGSSSNAPSLYVSVPLSTANVPGINLPTSSSSTNTSSESHSAPTRGSGVQAQHQQQSGLPPMGGAAGSFHGAASGGGPNGGSSSVIQHQSGKSSPALGTLVSGNSGGSIISAGGVPVASGNLTATTTESGNLKISYEKQTTRVQQLQEQEAPPARRSRSRSGESGSGHHHAHHHHHHHPTHHNSHHQQNPQQQQQHLHQQQQQSASSQQPHALHSSTNSSSSSSTTSTSSSSMSGGTAAATSSSNSKGPSRSGKKRGAAQSKNEAASVATTATSAIAAATPAEKQSRHSSPHYSATPTPPPSSAAPPVVSSPVVMLQSLSSSPVDSPPAAVSAATATSRSTRNNSSSSHSNTNHNGEQTSSSCSSTSSSSSSGGSIGVANVVNLLDSPVNMSASGSFRASGNSTGNVLPTGSSNNSSSSSSSQTKPLNKKMLRAQQTQLYQQQQQQQQQQQQQYAPPARSNSPTNLSSTSASASASNSASFTHLQQQQQQQQPQQQHEDLEILQFTNTNTTSSSNTATSKPNNRTPDLSQASSSSSSASAVPATTAPLVVLSNQLPLSSMAGGGSAGGLKFTYESQTQLDVPMMPVSAIKDSPPSSPGSEIGSAMHTATAAASSLTAAAPTSAAAQPGNVRKRGRKAKDSTIAAAAAAAAAASAAAAAAAAAVSNVQQDLKDVRILQNGAASGSSNPASSTPTPPATPAASTTSASASSIITHTAAHMLGNQINPNSSVAQKLSEQLHMEVQDHSIYTSDSMNSQYAGVPFPGKQRNSSAASCNATPAPNPLQSMFSGGGINGNMPIPQSLEQLLERQWEQGSQFLMEQAQHFDIASLLNCLHQLQSENLRLEEHVTSLIARRDHLLAVNARLQIPLNTIASNAKAEAHGK, translated from the exons atgatgatgatggacACCATGGACACCTCGCAGTCGCAACCGATGGACGTGGCGCCTGCCGTTGCAGTGGCAGCCACCTCGGGTACCGCCTTGGTGGACTTCACAGCCGCCATGGTCAGCATGGCGGCCACTGCAGAGCCTGAGTCGGCcgagagcaacaacaaccacatcGACATGGCCGAGTACAAGGAGCATCGCAAgaacaagaagaagaagcgTGAGAAGCGGGACCGGGAGGGCAAGGAGCACCGACACCACAAGCACCGGGACCGGGAGCACCGCGAACATCGGCGTCATCGGGAGCGGGATAGAGACAGGGAGCGGGAGGCGGTCGGGTCGCATCACCACCACCCACACCACCATCCCAACAACAGCCAGCATTCGACCTCCGCCTCATCGTCGCCCTCATCCGCCTCCACCACTCCCTCGGCCACCATCGAATATGTGGGCGGATCCGCCTCCGCTTCGCCCTCTTATCTGGGCGCGGGGGTGGCGGGGACGGGAGGAGCGGTAGGAGCCACAACCACGTATCcgcacaatttaaaaatacgctTCCTGCTTTCCGGG CAACGTACCGAACTCAGCCCGCCGACCCACCAGACATCCGCCACCGCCGAGGTAAATGCACCGCTGGCCAGCTCGACGACTGCATCCATTGCGGTGACGGCGAGTGCCACAGCGGCTTCGGCTCCTCCAGCGACGGGCAGCACTACctcaggcagcagcagcggcggcaatGCAAGCTCAACCTCCAGCGGCAACAGTTCCGGCGGACCGACAACCGGAGGAGCACCATCCGCCGTGGGATCCGGTGGCTATCCAAAGACAGAATCGAGCAAGTCGAGTGGCACTGGAAGCGCTGGCGGCGGCACCAGCAGTAGTTCCAGTGGCAACAAGCACGGCAGCAGCGTCAAggacatcagcagcagcagcagcagcaaccaacAGCCGACGTCTGGGAGCAGCAGCAATGCACCCAGCCTGTATGTCTCCGTTCCGCTGTCCACGGCCAATGTACCTGGAATTAATCTGCCCACCAGCAGCAGTAGCACTAATACGAGCAGTG AATCCCATTCAGCACCAACGCGCGGCAGCGGCGTTCAAGcccaacatcagcagcagagTGGTTTGCCGCCAATGGGAGGAGCAGCGGGATCGTTTCACGGTGCCGCGAGTGGCGGTGGCCCCAACGGCGGCTCCTCGTCGGTCATCCAGCATCAGAGCGGCAAGTCATCTCCGGCTTTGGGCACCCTAGTCAGCGGCAACAGTGGCGGCAGCATAATCTCGGCCGGCGGCGTCCCAGTTGCCAGTGGCAACCTGACTGCCACCACCACGGAGAGCGGCAACCTAAAGATCAGCTACGAGAAGCAGACGACGCGGgtgcagcagctgcaggagCAGGAGGCACCACCAGCCCGACGCAGCAG ATCGCGGTCCGGTGAGAGTGGCAGTGGTCACCACCATGcccatcaccaccaccaccatcacccCACCCACCACAATAGCCATCACCAACAAaatccgcagcagcagcagcaacatttacaccaacagcaacaacagagCGCATCGTCACAGCAGCCCCATGCGCTGCACTCCTCCACcaactcctcctcctcctcctcaacCACTTCCACCTCCTCGTCCTCCATGTCGGGTGGCACTGCCGCAGCCACATCCTCCTCCAATTCCAAGGGTCCCTCGAGATCGGGCAAAAAGCGGGGAGCTGCACAAAGCAAGAACGAAGCGGCTTCGGTGGCGACAACGGCAACATCAGCAATAGCTGCTGCCACACCAGCCGAGAAGCAGAGTCGCCACAGTTCGCCCCACTacagtgccacgcccaccccgCCACCGTCGTCTGCGGCACCACCAGTGGTCTCCTCGCCGGTGGTCATGTTGCAATCCCTGTCCTCGTCCCCGGTCGATTCCCCGCCAGCAGCAGTGTCTGCCGCCACTGCAACTAGTCGCAGCACGCGCaataacagcagcagcagccacagcaacACCAACCACAATGGCGAGCAAACGTCATCGTCCTGTTCGTCCActtcgtcctcctcctcgagTGGTGGGTCCATTGGTGTTGCCAATGTGGTTAATCTGCTGGACTCGCCGGTTAATATGTCCGCATCGGGGAGCTTCCGCGCCAGCGGCAATTCCACCGGCAACGTGTTGCCGACAGGCAGCAgtaacaacagcagcagcagcagcagcagccaaacCAAGCCCCTGAACAAAAAAATGCTGCGTGCGCAGCAAACACAGCTgtatcagcagcaacaacagcagcagcagcagcaacagcagcaatatgCACCCCCCGCTAGATCCAACTCCCCCACAAATCTAAGCTCTACCTCTGCCTCAGCGTCAGCCTCCAATTCCGCTAGCTTTACGCActtgcaacagcagcagcaacagcaacagccacagcagcaacatgaagATCTAGAGATTTTGCAATTCACTAATACGAATACCACTTCCTCTTCCAACACGGCCACGTCGAAACCCAACAACAGAACGCCCGATCTCAGCCAGGCCAGCAGCTCATCGTCGTCAGCGTCCGCAGTGCCCGCTACAACAGCTCCTTTGGTCGTGCTGAGCAACCAGCTGCCACTTAGCTCGATGGCAGGTGGCGGCTCTGCCGGCGGCCTCAAGTTCACGTACGAGAGTCAGACGCAGCTGGACGTGCCCATGATGCCTGTGAGCGCCATAAAGGACTCGCCACCCAGTTCCCCCGGCTCCGAGATTGGATCGGCTATGCACACGGCGACGGCAGCAGCCAGTTCCCTGACTGCCGCTGCTCCCACATCTGCGGCTGCTCAGCCCGGGAACGTCCGCAAGCGCGGACGCAAGGCGAAGGATTCGACgatagcagcagcagcagcagcggcggcggcggcgtcggcagctgcagcagcagcagcagctgctgtgTCCAATGTTCAACAGGATCTCAAGGACGTGCGCATACTGCAGAATGGGGCAGCCAGTGGCTCGAGCAATCCAGCCAGCAGCACGCCCACGCCTCCGGCCACGCCCGCCGCCTCGACGACATCCGCGTCGGCCAGCTCGATCATCACGCACACGGCCGCCCACATGCTGGGCAACCAGATCAATCCAAACAGCAGCGTGGCCCAGAAGCTCTCCGAGCAGCTGCACATGGAGGTGCAGGACCACTCGATATACACGTCCGACTCCATGAACTCGCAGTACGCCGGAGTGCCGTTCCCCGGAAAGCAG CGCAACTCCAGTGCCGCCTCCTGCAACGCCACGCCAGCTCCGAATCCGCTCCAGTCGATGTTCAGCGGTGGCGGCATCAACGGCAACATGCCCATTCCTCAGAGTCTGGAGCAGCTGCTCGAGCGCCAGTGGGAGCAGGGCTCGCAGTTTCTCATGGAGCAGGCGCAGCACTTTGACA TTGCCTCGCTGCTCAACTGCCTGCACCAGCTGCAGAGCGAGAACCTCCGGCTGGAGGAGCATGTGACCAGCCTGATAGCGCGACGCGATCACCTGCTGGCGGTCAATGCGCGCCTCCAGATCCCGCTTAACACCATCGCCAGCAATGCAAAGGCCGAGGCGCACGGTAAGTAG